A genome region from Chlorobaculum tepidum TLS includes the following:
- a CDS encoding zinc-dependent alcohol dehydrogenase family protein → MNAMVLERVVDLLHETQPLVLRELPVPEPGPGEILLRVATCGVCHTELDEIEGRTPPPRFPVIPGHQVIGRVVACGDGVAGIETGSRRGVAWIYSSCGHCDLCRSGNENLCAEFSATGRDADGGYAEYMVAPAAFTYSIPDVFSDAEAAPLLCGGAIGYRSLMLANLKDGQILGLTGFGASGHQVLKLARYLYPKSPVFVFARSEKDCDFARSLGADWAGGTTDNSPSPCDSIIDTTPAWLPVLSALERLRPGGRLVINAIRKESHDSELLAGISYERHLWMEKEIKSVANITRADVSAFLDIAARMGLKPEVRSYPLEEANRVLLDLRHGKARGAAVLIP, encoded by the coding sequence ATGAACGCGATGGTGCTGGAGCGGGTTGTCGATCTTTTGCACGAGACGCAACCGCTGGTTCTGCGGGAGTTGCCCGTTCCCGAGCCGGGGCCGGGGGAGATTCTGTTGAGGGTCGCCACCTGTGGCGTCTGCCACACGGAGCTTGACGAAATCGAGGGGCGCACGCCGCCGCCGCGATTTCCGGTGATTCCGGGACATCAGGTCATTGGGCGGGTTGTTGCCTGCGGCGATGGCGTCGCGGGCATCGAAACCGGCAGTCGACGCGGGGTGGCGTGGATTTACTCTTCGTGTGGTCACTGCGACCTCTGCCGCTCCGGTAACGAAAACCTCTGCGCGGAGTTCAGCGCGACAGGCCGCGACGCCGATGGAGGCTACGCGGAGTATATGGTGGCTCCGGCGGCCTTCACCTATTCCATTCCCGATGTGTTCTCCGACGCCGAGGCCGCTCCGCTCCTCTGCGGCGGCGCGATCGGCTACCGTTCGCTGATGCTCGCAAACCTCAAAGATGGTCAGATTCTCGGCCTGACCGGGTTCGGCGCATCGGGCCATCAGGTGCTCAAACTCGCTCGCTATCTCTATCCAAAATCTCCGGTCTTCGTCTTCGCCCGAAGCGAAAAAGACTGCGATTTCGCCCGCTCGCTTGGCGCGGACTGGGCTGGCGGTACCACAGACAACTCGCCGTCGCCCTGTGATTCCATTATCGATACGACGCCCGCCTGGTTGCCAGTGCTTTCGGCGCTCGAACGGCTTCGGCCCGGCGGACGGCTCGTCATCAATGCGATCCGCAAGGAGTCGCACGATAGCGAGTTGCTCGCGGGCATTTCCTACGAACGGCACCTCTGGATGGAGAAGGAGATCAAAAGCGTGGCCAACATTACGCGGGCCGATGTGTCGGCGTTCCTCGACATCGCCGCCCGCATGGGGCTGAAGCCGGAGGTGCGGAGCTATCCGCTCGAAGAGGCCAACCGTGTGCTGCTCGATCTGCGTCACGGAAAAGCCCGCGGTGCTGCGGTACTCATTCCATAA
- a CDS encoding NifB/NifX family molybdenum-iron cluster-binding protein yields MKIIIPLDEYSGPGSQVCDHFGSAPFFATVDMVSGEVSIIDNQNAHHDHGQCTPADSLADMGASAIVVKGIGPRAAAKMQSLGMDAYMAGSARTLADVIEQFGSGILNKLDVQQTCQGHGCG; encoded by the coding sequence ATGAAGATCATCATTCCGCTCGACGAGTACAGCGGCCCGGGTTCGCAAGTGTGCGATCATTTCGGTAGCGCGCCATTTTTCGCGACTGTCGATATGGTTTCGGGCGAAGTCAGTATCATCGACAACCAGAACGCGCATCACGACCACGGCCAGTGCACCCCGGCCGACAGCTTGGCGGATATGGGGGCCAGCGCCATCGTGGTCAAGGGCATCGGCCCGAGAGCGGCAGCGAAAATGCAGAGCCTCGGTATGGATGCGTACATGGCTGGGTCAGCCCGGACGCTGGCCGATGTGATCGAACAGTTCGGCAGCGGTATCCTCAACAAACTCGACGTGCAGCAAACCTGCCAGGGTCACGGATGCGGGTGA
- a CDS encoding DUF134 domain-containing protein, which yields MPRPQKCRAIAQDPEYRVFGPFCVGKREDEALVMSFDEFEAIRLADVEGLYQEEAARQMQISRQTFGNILASARKKLGEMLVLGKMLNVKGGNIMISQEERIFGCAACGHQWSLPYGIARPVECPSCSSQNIHRMSPGGGFGGGRRGGGKCRGFRSGLDRGPGHGEGRCQGEGHGNGNGNGNGQGRMRRNQQEGGEV from the coding sequence ATGCCCAGACCACAGAAATGCAGGGCTATCGCCCAAGATCCGGAGTATCGCGTTTTCGGGCCGTTTTGCGTCGGAAAACGCGAGGATGAGGCGCTGGTGATGAGCTTCGACGAGTTCGAGGCGATCCGGCTAGCCGACGTGGAGGGGTTGTATCAGGAGGAGGCTGCCCGGCAAATGCAGATTTCACGCCAGACCTTTGGCAATATCCTCGCTTCGGCGAGGAAAAAACTGGGCGAGATGCTTGTGCTGGGAAAAATGTTAAACGTAAAAGGAGGAAATATTATGATTTCACAAGAGGAAAGAATTTTCGGATGCGCCGCCTGCGGTCACCAGTGGTCGCTGCCATATGGCATTGCGCGACCGGTGGAGTGCCCGTCCTGTTCGAGTCAGAACATTCATCGCATGTCGCCAGGCGGTGGTTTTGGCGGCGGACGGCGCGGCGGAGGAAAGTGTCGTGGCTTCCGAAGCGGGCTTGACCGGGGGCCGGGCCACGGCGAAGGACGCTGCCAGGGTGAAGGACACGGTAATGGCAATGGCAACGGCAATGGACAGGGCCGGATGCGCCGCAATCAGCAAGAGGGAGGTGAGGTATGA
- a CDS encoding bifunctional methionine sulfoxide reductase B/A protein, whose amino-acid sequence MKYKTLTPEEKRVIIDKGTERPFSGKYYLTKEKGVYQCKQCGADLFRSDAKFDSGTGWPSFDDAIPGAVRQETDRDGMRIEILCANCGGHLGHVFYNEGFTSKNARYCVNSVSLSFEPSDKPATATEKAVFAGGCFWGVEYHFKKMKGVLSTTVGYTGGKTAHPTYEQVCSGRTGHAEAIEVEFDPSVVSYEELAKLFFEIHDPTQVDRQGPDVGEQYRSAVFYQNDQQKKIAEALIEQLKKRGYDVVTSVEKGGEFWPAELYHQDYYEKTGHKPYCHIYQKRF is encoded by the coding sequence ATGAAATACAAGACGCTCACCCCTGAAGAGAAGCGGGTTATCATCGACAAGGGCACCGAAAGACCATTCAGTGGCAAGTACTACCTGACCAAGGAGAAGGGGGTGTACCAGTGCAAACAGTGCGGTGCGGATCTTTTCCGGTCGGATGCCAAGTTCGATTCGGGCACCGGCTGGCCGAGTTTCGACGATGCCATTCCGGGTGCGGTCAGGCAGGAGACCGACCGGGACGGAATGAGGATCGAGATTCTCTGTGCCAATTGCGGAGGGCACCTGGGGCATGTTTTCTACAATGAAGGTTTTACCTCAAAAAACGCCCGCTATTGCGTCAACTCGGTGTCGCTCTCCTTCGAGCCTTCGGACAAGCCTGCTACGGCAACCGAAAAGGCGGTGTTCGCGGGCGGATGCTTCTGGGGCGTCGAGTACCATTTCAAGAAGATGAAAGGAGTGCTTTCGACTACGGTTGGCTACACGGGCGGCAAAACCGCTCATCCCACCTATGAGCAGGTGTGCAGCGGTCGCACCGGTCATGCCGAGGCGATCGAGGTGGAGTTCGATCCGTCCGTTGTCAGCTACGAGGAGCTGGCAAAGCTCTTTTTCGAGATTCACGACCCGACGCAGGTTGACCGGCAAGGCCCCGATGTTGGCGAACAGTACCGCTCAGCGGTCTTTTACCAGAACGACCAGCAGAAAAAAATAGCCGAGGCGCTGATCGAGCAGCTTAAAAAACGGGGGTACGACGTGGTAACCAGTGTGGAAAAAGGGGGGGAGTTCTGGCCGGCGGAGCTCTACCATCAGGATTATTACGAAAAGACAGGGCATAAGCCCTACTGCCATATTTATCAGAAGCGGTTTTAA